CCGCGAATCATAGTGAGTATCTCCGAGGGAGAGGCTACCCCTGTGTTCTGCGGAACTCAATGTGCCATTCGTTGCTATACCATTCACAGGTATAGCTATGAAACCGGTCTCACTTGACGCTTACATTCCGCAGACGTTGCTCCGTGATCTGGTTGGGCATGACCGGAAGCCGGCGGCGTTTCTGATCTATCTGTGGCTGTATGCGGAGCAGCAGCGGAACGGTGAGTCGGTTGCCATCAGTTATGCAGCTTTAGCCGAGGAGACGGGGCTTTCGCGTTCGGCGGCGCAGACAGCAGTGGGCTGGCTGCGGAAGCGGAAGTTGCTGGCGGTGAAGCAGGAGAGCGTGACGGCGACTCCGGTGTATACGGTGCAGATGCCTTGGAGACGGTAGGAGAGCCGAGGGATTGTTTGTTTGTCATTTCGGAGTGATCGGAGGGAACGGAGAAATCTGCTTCTCTACCCAATCCCTCGGCCCAAAAAGAGAAAAAGCAGATCCCTTCGGGATGACAAAGAAAGGCGGTTCGCGCGTAGCGCGAATACCCAGGTCCCCAAGGGACCTGGGGCACCCGGTGTATGGGTTTTGCCCTCATTTCCGGGGGCGAAGAACAGGCGTATTTCCACCGCTCCTGACGACGGTTTGAAATGCGCAAAAATACCAATAAAATCAATCACTTTCGTGCGCTCGCCAGCCTGTCAAAACCACCCGTAAAACGGTATACTTAAACCATCCACATGGCAGACGATCAGAACAATCTCCCGCTCAACTCAGGCAACAGCGGCGACGGCAATTCCCCCGCCGGCACTTCTATCATTCCGATCAATATCGAAGATGAGATGCGCCGCAGCTATCTCGACTACTCCATGTCGGTGATCATCGGCCGCGCGTTGCCCGATGTTCGCGACGGGTTGAAGCCTGTGCATCGCCGCATCCTCTACACCATGTCGGAGATGGGGCTGACGGCCAATAAGAAGTACACCAAGTCGGCCAAGATCGTCGGCCAGGCCATGGGTCAGTACCATCCGCACGGCGACTCCGCCATCTATGACGCGTTGGTGCGTCTGGCGCAGCCTTTCAGCATGCGTTATCCCATGGTCGACGGTCAGGGTAACTTCGGTTCGGTCGACGGCGATCCGCCGGCCGCCATGCGTTACACCGAGTCGCGTATGACCAAGATCGCCGGCGAGATGCTGGCCGATATCGACATGGATACTGTCGACTTCACGCCGAACTACGACGAATCGGTGCTGGAGCCCACGGTGCTGCCCACGCGCGTGCCGAACCTCATCATCAACGGGGCGGAAGGTATTGCTGTGGGCATGGCCACCAAGATTCCGCCGCACAACCTCACCGAGGTGGTGAATGCGGCCATCGATATGGTCAACAACCCCAGCATCGGGGTGAAAGAAGTGCTTCGCCATGTGCAGGGACCGGACTTCCCCACCGGCGGCATCATCTACGGCAAGAGCGGCATCGAGAAAGCCTACTCCACCGGCCGTGGACGCTTCCTGGTCCGCGCCAAGGTTGCGACCGAGGCTATCTCCGGAGGACGCCAGTCCATCGTCGTCACCGAGCTTCCCTTCCAGGTCAACAAGTCCAACCTCATCAAGCGCATCGCCGAGCTGGTCAATGACAAGGTCATCGACGAGATCTCCGGCGTGGACGACTTCTCCGACCGCGAGGGTATGCGCATCGTCATCGAACTGAAGCGCGGAGCTCAGCCCGAGATTGTGCTCAACCAGCTCTTCAAGCACACGCAGATGCAGGAGAGCTTCTCCATGATCTTCCTGGCCGTGCACAACGGCCAGCCGCGCGAGCTTCCGCTGCCCGACGCGATCCGCGCCTTCATCGAGCACCGTATCGATGTGGTGCGCCGCCGCACCGCCTTCCTGCTGGGCAAGGCCCGCGACCGCGAACACATCCTGGTCGGCTACCAGATTGCGTTGGATCACCTGGACCAGGTCATCCGCACCATCCGCAACAGCTCCAGCCGCGCCGATGCCCGCGAGAATCTGTTCCGCTACTTCTCCGGCCGCGCTATCTCGCTCAACGGCACTGAGATTGCCGGCATCACGCTCGACCCGGTCAAGTACGGCATCACGGCGGAGACACTGCCCGCCAACGGCAGCCTGATCCTCAGCTACCGCCAGATCGACGCCATCCTGGAACTGCAGCTCTACAGACTGACTCAGCTCTCGATCGACGAGATCCTGAAGGAACTGGGCGAGGTTCGCGACAACATTGCCGAGTACGAGTCGATCCTGGCCTCAGACAAGAAGCTGCGCAGGGTTATCGTCAAGGAGCTCGAAGAGGTCCGTGACAAGTACGGCAACGAGCGCCGCACGCAGATCGTCGATGAAGGCGCCGAGCTTACGCTCGAAGACCTGATCGCCGACGAGCAGGTTGCCGTGACGGTCTCGAACACCGGCTACCTGAAGCGCACGCCGATCTCGACCTATCGTCAGCAGCGCCGCGGCGGCACCGGCCGCCTGGGCATGAAGACGCGTGAGGAGGACTTCGTCGCACAGTTGATCGTCGAGTCCACGCACTCGTACCTGTTGTGCTTCACCAACACCGGCCGTGTCTTCTGGGTGAAGATCTACGAGATTCCCGACGTCGGCGCCGCCGGCAAGGGCAAGCACATCGCCAACCTGCTGGCGCTGCAGCCGGGCGAGAAGGTCGTGACCTACCTCGGCATCCGCGACCTGACGGAAGAGGGCAAGTTCATCTTCTTCGCGACGCAGCAGGGCACGGTCAAGAAGACCCCGCTGACTGACTTCTCCAACGTCATGACCCGCGGCATCATTGCCATCGGGATCGGCAAGGACGACGAGCTGGTCGGCACCCGCGTCACCGACGGCAACCAGGTCATCTTCCTCGCTACTCGTGAGGGTATGGCCATTCGCTTCCCGGAGACGGACGTCCGCAGCATGGGCCGCCCGGCCGCTGGTGTGAAGGGCATCACGCTGAAAAAGGATGACTACGTCATCGCTCTGGCGACGACGCCG
This genomic window from Terriglobus albidus contains:
- a CDS encoding helix-turn-helix domain-containing protein — translated: MKPVSLDAYIPQTLLRDLVGHDRKPAAFLIYLWLYAEQQRNGESVAISYAALAEETGLSRSAAQTAVGWLRKRKLLAVKQESVTATPVYTVQMPWRR
- the gyrA gene encoding DNA gyrase subunit A, giving the protein MADDQNNLPLNSGNSGDGNSPAGTSIIPINIEDEMRRSYLDYSMSVIIGRALPDVRDGLKPVHRRILYTMSEMGLTANKKYTKSAKIVGQAMGQYHPHGDSAIYDALVRLAQPFSMRYPMVDGQGNFGSVDGDPPAAMRYTESRMTKIAGEMLADIDMDTVDFTPNYDESVLEPTVLPTRVPNLIINGAEGIAVGMATKIPPHNLTEVVNAAIDMVNNPSIGVKEVLRHVQGPDFPTGGIIYGKSGIEKAYSTGRGRFLVRAKVATEAISGGRQSIVVTELPFQVNKSNLIKRIAELVNDKVIDEISGVDDFSDREGMRIVIELKRGAQPEIVLNQLFKHTQMQESFSMIFLAVHNGQPRELPLPDAIRAFIEHRIDVVRRRTAFLLGKARDREHILVGYQIALDHLDQVIRTIRNSSSRADARENLFRYFSGRAISLNGTEIAGITLDPVKYGITAETLPANGSLILSYRQIDAILELQLYRLTQLSIDEILKELGEVRDNIAEYESILASDKKLRRVIVKELEEVRDKYGNERRTQIVDEGAELTLEDLIADEQVAVTVSNTGYLKRTPISTYRQQRRGGTGRLGMKTREEDFVAQLIVESTHSYLLCFTNTGRVFWVKIYEIPDVGAAGKGKHIANLLALQPGEKVVTYLGIRDLTEEGKFIFFATQQGTVKKTPLTDFSNVMTRGIIAIGIGKDDELVGTRVTDGNQVIFLATREGMAIRFPETDVRSMGRPAAGVKGITLKKDDYVIALATTPSEESRQKRAAEGATITPCLILSVSENGFGKRTDAEEYRLQTRGGSGVINMKATAKTGKVSSINLVDETSELMAISQFGKMIRIDTKTIRAAGRSTQGVKLLSLDEADKVAAAVVIPPDESNHKEPEQGLLQ